A region from the Sandaracinus amylolyticus genome encodes:
- a CDS encoding DUF1254 domain-containing protein, translating into MDPHTARPELEHEYPTSDGARSVYDDQDLQRAVQAYRFFYPTVSMEAIFHGNRQAGVEDGKAIMMLAAGPRHVGFTVNSDTPYAACVLDLQSMGPTVIDLPPGPYVGMVDDHDHRWIGDIGIPGPDRGEGGRYLLLPLDYAGEIPRDHLVARSPTRRALLGLRAIPGESGTEGAMEALRRVKIHPYARPDAPLGVIDVSDRDIDTSPLRWENELEYWRRLHAVLEQEPPREEFRPMYGLLAALGIERGRPFAPDRRMKRILELATEVGLDQMRVEGFAAGRPDLLVWPDRRWEWIGLTADPDFESGSHLDLQARDRWFVQAIGASPAMFRRAPGGGSIYFLGARDDSGEYLDGGHTYELRVPLPVPAQLFWSVTAYDSKTRSQVRAPQDRAVLSSLQRTFEPGPDGFARLHFGPTAPPGGERAWIQTTPDTGFFLYMRIYGPEPAAFDGSWKPGDPTRIDRAPARARTISPATLRSISTPDSIESAIGTLRFHDGIPRTETAARLYDHLDSVHAQNAYLNGLQAVSTYAIRQGLFDVGVRDNDVLVFSRLMDSQSLFLTANCDTVYFISMLDVSAGPLVLELPARTLGVIDDMWFRWVGDVGTSGPDRGEGGRYLIVPERYAGPLPEGGFYVLRSKTDHLLLLGRAFLEDDDPAPAAARIRRDLKIQPYVAGTIGSSIGAYLRSEGPLGALAAPARPTRFVEGTGLVMSTIPPNDESFFEMLDAVVQLEPAEALDPEIAGHAAAIGIVKGRRFRPDKRLQRILSEAIVIANATARTIAVRPRASEGFGYYGEGSAWSNPLFVGGYEFLRPPPRITSDGVEQLPSSGARALASRTQMFYLATGITPAMCMRLENVGSQYLGAFYDADGDPFDGASTYELTLPPGIPAGLFWSLTLYDNQTRSMLQTPQRFPRAGSQAYPTPAAVAREDGSITVFFAPERPHGVPEGNWIQTVPGKGWFVLLRLYSPLRAFFDKTWRPGEIRHTTPRVSA; encoded by the coding sequence ATGGATCCGCACACCGCGCGACCCGAGCTCGAGCACGAGTATCCGACGTCCGACGGCGCACGGAGCGTCTACGACGATCAGGATCTGCAGCGTGCGGTGCAGGCCTATCGCTTCTTCTATCCGACCGTCTCGATGGAGGCGATTTTCCACGGAAATCGCCAGGCCGGCGTGGAGGACGGCAAGGCGATCATGATGCTCGCCGCGGGCCCTCGGCACGTCGGGTTCACCGTCAACTCCGACACTCCGTACGCGGCTTGTGTGCTCGATCTCCAGTCGATGGGGCCCACCGTCATCGACCTCCCGCCCGGGCCCTACGTCGGAATGGTCGACGATCACGATCACCGCTGGATCGGCGACATCGGCATTCCCGGGCCCGATCGCGGCGAAGGAGGTCGCTATCTCCTGCTCCCGCTCGACTACGCAGGTGAGATCCCCCGCGATCACCTCGTCGCGCGATCACCCACGCGCAGAGCGCTCCTCGGGCTCCGCGCGATCCCCGGCGAGAGCGGGACCGAGGGCGCGATGGAAGCGCTCCGCCGCGTGAAGATCCATCCGTACGCGCGGCCCGACGCACCGCTCGGCGTGATCGACGTGTCGGATCGCGACATCGACACGTCTCCGCTGCGCTGGGAGAACGAGCTCGAGTACTGGCGGAGGCTGCACGCGGTGCTCGAGCAGGAGCCGCCGCGCGAAGAGTTCCGACCGATGTACGGGCTGCTCGCCGCGCTCGGCATCGAGCGCGGGCGACCGTTCGCGCCCGATCGACGCATGAAGCGCATCCTCGAGCTCGCGACCGAGGTCGGGCTCGATCAGATGCGCGTCGAGGGATTCGCGGCGGGGCGCCCCGATCTCCTCGTGTGGCCCGATCGCCGCTGGGAGTGGATCGGCCTGACCGCGGATCCCGACTTCGAGTCGGGCAGCCACCTCGATCTGCAGGCGCGCGATCGCTGGTTCGTGCAGGCGATCGGCGCCTCGCCCGCGATGTTCCGGCGCGCGCCGGGCGGCGGATCGATCTACTTCCTCGGCGCGCGCGACGACTCGGGCGAGTACCTCGACGGCGGCCACACCTACGAGCTGCGCGTGCCGCTGCCGGTGCCGGCGCAGCTCTTCTGGTCGGTCACCGCGTACGACTCGAAGACACGCTCGCAGGTCCGCGCGCCGCAGGATCGAGCAGTGCTGAGCTCGCTCCAACGGACGTTCGAGCCCGGGCCCGACGGCTTCGCACGCCTCCACTTCGGTCCGACCGCACCGCCCGGCGGTGAGCGCGCGTGGATCCAGACCACGCCGGACACCGGCTTCTTCCTCTACATGCGCATCTACGGCCCCGAGCCCGCCGCGTTCGACGGCTCGTGGAAGCCGGGCGATCCGACGCGCATCGATCGCGCCCCGGCGCGCGCGCGCACGATCTCGCCTGCGACGCTGCGCTCGATCTCGACGCCCGACTCCATCGAGAGCGCGATCGGCACGCTCCGCTTCCACGACGGAATCCCGAGGACCGAGACGGCCGCGCGTCTCTACGATCATCTCGACTCCGTGCATGCTCAGAATGCCTATCTGAATGGCCTCCAGGCGGTCTCGACGTACGCAATCCGACAGGGCCTCTTCGACGTCGGCGTGCGCGACAACGACGTCCTCGTCTTCTCGCGACTGATGGATTCGCAGTCGCTCTTCCTCACCGCGAATTGCGACACCGTCTATTTCATCTCGATGCTCGACGTGAGCGCGGGGCCGCTCGTCCTCGAGCTCCCGGCGCGGACGCTCGGCGTGATCGACGACATGTGGTTCCGCTGGGTCGGCGACGTCGGCACGTCGGGGCCCGATCGCGGCGAAGGCGGGCGATATCTGATCGTGCCCGAGCGCTACGCGGGCCCGCTGCCCGAGGGCGGCTTCTACGTGCTCCGCTCGAAGACCGATCATCTGCTCTTGCTCGGCCGCGCGTTCCTCGAGGACGACGATCCCGCGCCCGCAGCGGCGCGCATCCGGCGCGATCTGAAGATCCAGCCCTACGTCGCCGGCACGATCGGCAGCAGCATCGGCGCGTACCTGCGCAGCGAGGGACCGCTCGGCGCGCTCGCCGCGCCCGCGCGTCCGACGCGCTTCGTCGAGGGCACGGGGCTCGTGATGAGCACGATCCCGCCCAACGACGAGTCGTTCTTCGAGATGCTCGATGCCGTCGTGCAGCTCGAGCCCGCGGAGGCGCTCGATCCCGAGATCGCCGGCCACGCGGCGGCGATCGGGATCGTGAAGGGCCGCCGGTTCCGTCCCGACAAGCGACTGCAGCGCATCCTGAGCGAGGCGATCGTCATCGCGAACGCGACCGCGCGCACCATCGCGGTGCGGCCGCGCGCCAGCGAGGGATTCGGGTACTACGGCGAGGGCTCCGCGTGGTCGAATCCGCTCTTCGTCGGTGGATACGAGTTCCTCCGCCCGCCGCCGCGCATCACGAGCGACGGAGTCGAGCAGCTCCCGAGCTCCGGCGCGCGCGCGCTCGCCTCGCGCACGCAGATGTTCTATCTCGCGACCGGCATCACGCCGGCGATGTGCATGCGGCTCGAGAACGTCGGCTCGCAGTACCTCGGCGCGTTCTACGACGCCGACGGTGACCCGTTCGACGGCGCGAGCACGTACGAGCTCACGCTGCCGCCCGGGATCCCCGCCGGGCTCTTCTGGTCGCTCACGCTCTACGACAACCAGACGCGCTCGATGCTGCAGACGCCGCAGCGATTCCCGCGCGCCGGGAGTCAGGCGTATCCGACGCCCGCCGCGGTCGCGCGCGAGGACGGATCGATCACCGTCTTCTTCGCGCCCGAGCGACCGCACGGCGTGCCCGAGGGCAACTGGATCCAGACCGTGCCGGGCAAGGGCTGGTTCGTGCTGCTCCGGCTCTACAGCCCGCTGCGCGCGTTCTTCGACAAGACGTGGCGCCCCGGCGAGATCCGGCACACCACGCCGCGCGTCAGCGCGTGA
- the xdhB gene encoding xanthine dehydrogenase molybdopterin binding subunit, which translates to MNEPRSTPKHFAPPGARAVGASIPHESATAHVTGAALYTDDLATRLPGVLHAWPVMAPHAHAWLERLDVAPAYHVSGVVKVLTAADVPGENDTGANRRDEPLFPRPATSDGDARPEILFHGMPVAWVLAESEEAAKLGAARVIAEYTPRAAILTIEQAIDAGAFHTDEERIVRGEVDAALAASKIVIDGELYVGGQEQFYLETQASIAYVDESGTMMVHSSTQHPTETQDVVARVLGVPAGDVVVQQLRMGGGFGGKETQANPFASVAAIGAVVTKRPVRVRLDRARDVVLTGKRHPFLGRYRVGCDADGTLRALRLALWSDGGWSLDLSFPVLGRALFHSDNAYYVPAMAVTGRVCKTHKASNTAFRGFGGPQGMVMIEEVLDRVARAVGLPADVVREKNLYREGHETHYGQRVEDADRLARIWGELKSDAQWDSRRREIDAFNASSQSVKRGLAITPVKFGISFTAKWYNQAGALVHVYKDGSVQINHGGTEMGQGLHTKMLQVAADALGLPIACIRIMPTRTDKVPNTSATAASSGSDLNGAAVKNACDVLRARVCEVAASMLGCTSDAVTIEGGVVRGDGRELPWAEVIDRAYHERVQLSATGFYKTPEIHWDREKGRGRPFYYFAYGAAITEVEVDAFTGMYAIRRVDILHDVGDSLSPMIDVGQVEGGFAQGAGWLTQEELVWDDKGALRTPNASTYKLPSLGECPPVFRTKLLERARQEGVVGGSKAVGEPPLMLAISVREALRDAVAACAATGRRGAVALASPATAEQVFWAIQTLREEGRATMPEPIVGVRS; encoded by the coding sequence ATGAACGAGCCTCGCTCGACCCCGAAGCACTTTGCGCCTCCTGGCGCGCGCGCGGTGGGCGCATCGATCCCGCACGAGAGCGCGACCGCGCACGTCACCGGCGCTGCGCTCTACACCGACGATCTCGCGACGCGACTGCCCGGCGTGCTGCACGCATGGCCCGTGATGGCGCCGCACGCGCACGCATGGCTCGAGCGCCTCGACGTCGCGCCCGCGTACCACGTGAGCGGCGTGGTGAAGGTGCTGACCGCGGCCGACGTGCCCGGCGAGAACGACACCGGCGCGAACCGCCGCGACGAGCCGCTGTTTCCGCGCCCCGCGACGAGCGACGGCGATGCGCGTCCCGAGATCCTCTTCCACGGCATGCCCGTCGCGTGGGTGCTCGCGGAGAGCGAAGAGGCCGCGAAGCTCGGCGCGGCGCGGGTGATCGCGGAGTACACGCCGCGCGCCGCGATCCTCACGATCGAGCAGGCGATCGACGCGGGCGCGTTCCACACCGACGAAGAGCGCATCGTGCGCGGCGAGGTCGACGCGGCGCTCGCGGCCTCGAAGATCGTGATCGACGGCGAGCTCTACGTCGGCGGTCAGGAGCAGTTCTATCTCGAGACCCAGGCGTCGATCGCGTACGTCGACGAGTCGGGCACGATGATGGTGCACTCGAGCACGCAGCATCCGACGGAGACGCAGGACGTCGTCGCGCGCGTGCTCGGCGTGCCGGCGGGCGACGTGGTCGTGCAGCAGCTGCGCATGGGCGGCGGCTTCGGCGGCAAGGAGACGCAGGCGAACCCGTTCGCGTCCGTCGCCGCGATCGGCGCGGTCGTGACGAAGCGCCCGGTGCGGGTGCGCCTCGATCGCGCGCGCGACGTCGTGCTGACCGGAAAGCGCCATCCGTTCCTCGGTCGTTATCGCGTGGGGTGCGACGCCGACGGGACGCTGCGCGCGCTGCGACTCGCGCTCTGGAGCGACGGTGGGTGGTCGCTCGATCTGAGCTTCCCGGTGCTCGGTCGCGCGCTCTTCCACTCGGACAACGCGTACTACGTGCCGGCGATGGCGGTGACGGGACGCGTCTGCAAGACGCACAAGGCGTCGAACACGGCGTTCCGCGGGTTCGGCGGCCCGCAGGGCATGGTGATGATCGAGGAAGTGCTCGACCGCGTGGCGCGCGCGGTGGGCCTTCCCGCCGACGTGGTGCGCGAGAAGAACCTCTATCGCGAGGGGCACGAGACGCACTACGGACAGCGCGTCGAGGACGCGGACCGACTGGCACGCATCTGGGGCGAGCTGAAGTCGGATGCGCAGTGGGACTCGCGACGTCGTGAGATCGATGCATTCAACGCATCGAGTCAGAGCGTCAAACGCGGACTGGCGATCACGCCGGTGAAGTTCGGAATCTCGTTCACCGCCAAGTGGTACAACCAGGCCGGCGCGCTGGTGCACGTCTACAAGGACGGCAGCGTCCAGATCAACCACGGCGGCACCGAGATGGGCCAGGGCCTGCACACGAAGATGCTGCAGGTCGCGGCGGACGCGCTGGGCCTCCCGATCGCGTGCATCCGCATCATGCCGACGCGCACCGACAAGGTGCCGAACACCAGCGCGACCGCGGCGTCGAGCGGCAGTGATCTCAACGGCGCAGCGGTGAAGAACGCGTGCGACGTGCTGCGCGCGCGGGTGTGCGAGGTCGCGGCGTCGATGCTCGGATGCACCAGCGACGCGGTGACGATCGAGGGCGGCGTGGTGCGCGGCGACGGGCGTGAGCTGCCGTGGGCCGAGGTGATCGACCGCGCCTATCACGAGCGCGTGCAGCTGAGCGCGACGGGCTTCTACAAGACGCCGGAGATCCACTGGGATCGCGAGAAGGGCCGCGGCCGACCGTTCTATTATTTCGCGTACGGCGCGGCGATCACCGAGGTCGAGGTCGACGCGTTCACCGGGATGTACGCGATTCGCCGCGTCGACATCCTGCACGACGTGGGCGACTCGCTCTCTCCGATGATCGACGTCGGCCAGGTCGAGGGCGGGTTCGCGCAGGGCGCGGGGTGGCTCACCCAGGAAGAGCTGGTGTGGGACGACAAGGGCGCGCTGAGGACGCCGAACGCGAGCACGTACAAGCTGCCGAGCCTCGGCGAGTGTCCGCCGGTGTTCCGCACGAAGCTGCTCGAGCGCGCGCGCCAGGAGGGCGTGGTCGGCGGGAGCAAGGCAGTCGGCGAGCCGCCGCTGATGCTCGCGATCAGCGTGCGTGAAGCGCTGCGCGACGCCGTCGCGGCGTGCGCGGCGACGGGTCGCCGCGGCGCGGTCGCGCTCGCGTCGCCGGCGACGGCGGAGCAGGTGTTCTGGGCGATCCAGACGCTGCGCGAAGAGGGCCGGGCGACGATGCCCGAGCCGATCGTCGGCGTGCGCAGCTGA
- a CDS encoding ATP-binding protein — protein sequence MSAIEAIRKRPGMYVGDVHDGSGLLQVLWEVVANAIDEHLAGHASRVRVTIESDDSFVVEDDGRGIAPDVAIRALTELHDTNTLDGHHPHVHIGLHGVGLVVVNALSESLVIESRRGGRIHRARFARGVCVEPMHDDGASDMRGTRISFRPDPEIFSWTRVDLTRAQSRIDELGAFLERLSIELVIAERRMRPPVGIAALLRDPRGLHAPVLHRATIGDIGVELAVVLHDRPWGSVRTFVNTMETRDGGVHLVAFWSALRMFFAEASEPERFAHAVVHVSSADPAYGAPMRDELVDPRARRPVVDATLELLRSLADAHPDAVARVRELAK from the coding sequence GTGAGCGCGATCGAGGCGATTCGGAAGCGGCCGGGGATGTACGTCGGCGACGTGCACGACGGGTCCGGGCTCTTGCAGGTGCTGTGGGAGGTCGTCGCGAACGCGATCGACGAGCACCTCGCGGGACACGCCTCGCGCGTGCGGGTGACGATCGAGAGCGACGACTCGTTCGTGGTGGAGGACGACGGGCGCGGCATCGCGCCCGACGTCGCGATACGCGCGCTGACCGAGCTGCACGACACGAACACGCTCGACGGACATCACCCGCACGTGCACATCGGGCTGCACGGCGTCGGGCTCGTGGTGGTGAACGCGCTGAGCGAATCACTCGTCATCGAAAGCCGGCGCGGAGGGCGCATCCACCGCGCGCGCTTCGCGCGTGGCGTGTGCGTCGAGCCGATGCACGACGACGGCGCGTCCGACATGCGCGGCACGCGCATCTCGTTCCGGCCGGATCCCGAGATCTTCAGCTGGACACGCGTCGATCTGACGCGCGCGCAGTCGCGCATCGACGAGCTCGGCGCGTTCCTCGAACGGCTCTCGATCGAGCTCGTGATCGCGGAGCGTCGGATGCGCCCTCCCGTCGGCATCGCCGCGCTGCTCCGTGATCCACGTGGGCTGCACGCACCGGTGCTGCATCGCGCGACGATCGGCGACATCGGCGTCGAGCTCGCGGTCGTGCTCCACGACCGGCCCTGGGGCAGCGTGCGCACGTTCGTGAACACGATGGAGACGCGCGACGGCGGCGTGCATCTCGTCGCGTTCTGGTCCGCGTTGCGGATGTTCTTCGCGGAGGCGAGCGAGCCCGAGCGCTTCGCCCACGCGGTCGTGCATGTTTCGTCGGCCGATCCGGCCTACGGCGCGCCGATGCGCGACGAGCTCGTCGATCCGCGTGCGAGACGACCGGTCGTCGACGCGACGCTCGAGCTGCTGCGCTCGCTCGCCGACGCGCACCCCGACGCCGTCGCGCGCGTTCGAGAGCTCGCGAAGTAG